The Desmonostoc muscorum LEGE 12446 genome includes a region encoding these proteins:
- a CDS encoding FAD-binding domain-containing protein translates to MSKDMQREFANRDELVAYLREQFPNATERDDHISETLGGRKAAQKALQKIDPLRYAQTRNFFTGAVTRLSPYIRYGVLSLREIRDFVLDRVQQQDDATKLINELGWRDYWQRLYVKLGDGIWQDQEEYKTGYTLAEYAPELPQDIKQGTTNRVCIDSFSRDLRETGYLHNHARMWIAAYIVHWRRIRWQPGAKWFLEHLLDGDPASNNMSWQWVASTFSHKPYFFNRENLERYTKGIYCQKCPLYGHCDFEGSYEELEQRLFPKGKFSKQANSKSWR, encoded by the coding sequence ATGTCTAAAGATATGCAACGCGAATTTGCCAACCGCGATGAGTTGGTAGCTTACCTGCGCGAACAATTCCCAAATGCAACAGAACGAGATGATCACATCAGCGAAACTCTCGGAGGACGCAAAGCCGCACAGAAAGCACTGCAAAAAATCGACCCACTACGCTACGCACAAACACGCAATTTTTTTACAGGTGCAGTCACTCGACTTTCGCCTTACATCCGCTATGGCGTTTTGAGTTTGCGAGAAATTCGAGATTTTGTCCTTGATCGGGTGCAGCAGCAAGATGATGCTACTAAATTAATCAATGAGTTGGGTTGGCGCGATTATTGGCAGCGGTTATATGTAAAGTTAGGGGATGGAATCTGGCAAGACCAAGAAGAGTACAAAACTGGTTACACTCTGGCTGAATATGCGCCCGAATTGCCGCAAGATATCAAACAAGGAACTACAAATAGAGTTTGTATTGACAGCTTCAGCCGTGATTTGAGAGAAACTGGCTATTTACATAACCATGCACGGATGTGGATAGCCGCATACATTGTCCATTGGCGGCGCATTCGTTGGCAACCAGGAGCTAAATGGTTTCTCGAACACCTTTTGGATGGCGATCCTGCTAGTAATAATATGTCATGGCAATGGGTCGCCAGCACTTTTAGTCATAAACCGTATTTTTTTAATCGGGAAAATTTAGAACGTTATACCAAAGGCATTTATTGTCAGAAATGTCCGCTTTATGGTCATTGTGATTTTGAAGGTAGTTATGAAGAATTAGAACAGCGACTTTTTCCCAAAGGAAAATTTAGCAAACAAGCTAACAGCAAAAGTTGGCGGTGA